A window of Lentibacillus sp. Marseille-P4043 contains these coding sequences:
- a CDS encoding glycerol-3-phosphate dehydrogenase/oxidase, translating into MTNFSSFKRNDIFKKLTEEPLDVFVIGGGITGSGIALDAVTRGLSTGVIEMQDFAAGTSSRSTKLVHGGLRYLQQFEVKMVAEVGKERAIVYENGPHVTTPEWMMLPFHKGGSFGPFTTNIGLRVYDFLAGVKKGERRKMLSPEEALQKEPLIKKEELKGAGYYVEYKTDDARLTIEVMKKAVQKGAHAVNYAKATDFIYGESGKIVGVVVSDQLTGETYNVYAKKIVNACGPWVDDLREIDGSKQGKSLHLTKGVHLVFPKKRFPLQQAIYFDAPDGRMIFAIPRDNKTYVGTTDTSYEGNIAHPTLTEADRDYLIDAINYMFPSLEMKAEDIESSWAGLRPLIAEDGKNPDEISRKDEIFISDSGLISMAGGKLTGYRKMAEQAVNTVVNQLKDEEGILYSKSETLNLPISGGEVGGSTGYKRFKDRKVKEAVALGMDEETAQMLVKKYGSNIDTIFELYQAKQEEAKKAAIDPIVFAQLIYALEYELTYKPVDFFIRRTGALFFDINWVRTHKDNVIAYMAKALQWSEKQTKTYQNQLDELLHEAVTPVK; encoded by the coding sequence ATGACGAATTTTTCTAGTTTTAAACGTAATGATATTTTTAAAAAATTAACCGAAGAGCCACTAGATGTATTTGTAATTGGTGGTGGCATAACCGGTTCTGGAATAGCATTAGATGCTGTAACACGTGGCTTATCAACAGGTGTTATTGAAATGCAAGACTTTGCAGCAGGTACTTCCAGCCGCTCAACAAAACTTGTTCATGGTGGATTACGCTATTTACAACAATTTGAAGTGAAAATGGTTGCTGAAGTCGGAAAAGAGCGAGCAATTGTTTATGAAAATGGTCCACATGTAACAACACCAGAATGGATGATGTTACCATTTCATAAAGGTGGTTCGTTTGGTCCATTTACGACGAATATCGGCTTACGGGTATATGATTTCCTTGCTGGCGTTAAAAAAGGGGAACGCCGAAAAATGTTAAGTCCCGAAGAAGCATTGCAAAAAGAACCACTTATTAAAAAAGAGGAATTAAAAGGTGCTGGCTATTATGTAGAGTATAAAACAGATGATGCCAGATTAACTATTGAAGTAATGAAAAAAGCAGTTCAAAAAGGTGCTCATGCAGTTAACTATGCAAAAGCCACTGATTTTATTTATGGCGAGTCCGGAAAAATAGTTGGTGTAGTAGTTAGTGATCAGCTTACAGGTGAAACGTATAACGTGTATGCGAAGAAAATCGTTAATGCTTGTGGTCCTTGGGTTGATGATCTACGCGAAATCGATGGTTCTAAACAAGGAAAATCGTTGCATCTAACGAAAGGTGTGCATTTGGTATTTCCTAAAAAACGATTCCCATTACAACAAGCGATCTATTTCGATGCCCCTGATGGCCGGATGATTTTTGCTATCCCACGAGATAATAAGACATATGTAGGAACAACCGATACGAGCTATGAAGGTAATATTGCACATCCGACATTGACAGAAGCAGATCGAGATTATTTAATTGATGCGATTAATTATATGTTTCCTTCCCTTGAAATGAAAGCAGAAGATATTGAATCGAGTTGGGCAGGATTACGCCCGTTAATTGCTGAGGATGGAAAAAATCCTGATGAAATCTCCCGTAAGGATGAAATTTTCATTTCCGACTCTGGCTTGATTTCGATGGCTGGCGGTAAATTAACAGGGTACCGTAAAATGGCTGAACAGGCAGTGAATACAGTCGTTAACCAATTAAAAGACGAAGAAGGAATTTTATATTCTAAATCAGAGACCCTTAATTTACCTATTTCGGGTGGCGAAGTTGGTGGATCAACGGGATACAAACGTTTCAAGGATCGCAAGGTTAAAGAGGCTGTTGCTTTAGGAATGGATGAAGAAACAGCGCAAATGCTAGTTAAGAAATACGGGTCAAACATCGATACTATTTTTGAACTCTATCAGGCAAAACAAGAAGAAGCGAAGAAAGCAGCTATCGATCCAATAGTTTTTGCTCAGCTTATTTATGCATTAGAGTACGAATTAACCTATAAACCAGTTGACTTCTTTATTCGTCGTACAGGTGCACTTTTCTTTGACATTAATTGGGTTCGTACCCATAAGGATAATGTCATTGCCTACATGGCGAAAGCATTACAGTGGAGTGAAAAACAAACAAAAACCTATCAAAATCAGTTAGATGAATTACTTCATGAAGCAGTGACCCCAGTTAAATGA
- a CDS encoding tetratricopeptide repeat protein — protein MQHLENNIVKSKQNNVLPFIPEGDFYFTKGVEAFRKRKFDIALKWLRKAIEQKPNDPLYQCQMSIIYTEIGAYHAANQLLTKVLQSTDDQYMDCYYLLANNYAHLGLLNDAKKYAESYLTNEPEGDFSEEAKSLLHLIDIDEDDEDDWDLEEEDELLIYQETVFYHMENKEWDKAMPIIEEMLTLFPEHKQATHDYAQALFYTGFPEKAIQVELDILQDEPDSLVSHANLAVFYYEFDQKAEYEKHIQSLQNVYPIQEQQKLRIAVTLARTGMYHEAVPRFRALAKRVVKNHPSYYRWFSIANYYEGEQAKAMSLWREGCRQHSVLSNEKEPWL, from the coding sequence GTGCAACATTTAGAGAATAATATCGTAAAGAGTAAACAAAATAATGTTCTCCCTTTTATTCCTGAAGGTGATTTTTATTTTACAAAAGGTGTGGAAGCCTTCCGCAAAAGAAAATTTGATATTGCTTTGAAGTGGTTAAGAAAAGCAATTGAACAAAAGCCAAATGATCCGTTGTACCAATGTCAAATGTCTATTATTTATACGGAAATTGGTGCTTATCATGCCGCAAATCAATTGTTAACCAAAGTATTGCAATCAACTGATGACCAGTATATGGATTGTTACTATTTATTAGCAAATAATTATGCACATTTAGGATTACTGAATGATGCAAAAAAATACGCGGAATCATATCTTACTAATGAACCTGAAGGCGATTTTAGTGAAGAAGCTAAAAGTTTGCTACATTTAATTGATATAGATGAAGACGATGAAGATGACTGGGATCTGGAAGAAGAGGATGAACTTCTAATTTATCAAGAAACGGTTTTTTATCATATGGAAAATAAAGAATGGGACAAAGCAATGCCAATCATCGAGGAGATGCTTACGTTATTTCCTGAACACAAACAGGCAACCCATGATTATGCACAGGCATTGTTTTATACCGGTTTTCCGGAAAAAGCAATTCAAGTGGAACTTGACATATTGCAAGACGAACCCGATTCATTAGTTAGTCATGCGAATTTGGCAGTTTTTTATTATGAGTTTGATCAAAAGGCAGAATATGAAAAACATATTCAGTCATTGCAAAATGTATATCCAATTCAAGAACAGCAAAAATTACGAATAGCGGTTACACTTGCTAGAACAGGAATGTATCATGAAGCAGTCCCACGATTTCGCGCACTTGCTAAGCGTGTAGTAAAAAATCATCCTTCTTATTATCGGTGGTTCAGCATTGCCAATTACTATGAAGGAGAACAGGCAAAAGCAATGTCATTATGGAGAGAAGGCTGTCGACAACATTCGGTGCTTTCCAATGAAAAAGAACCGTGGTTATAA
- the trxB gene encoding thioredoxin-disulfide reductase encodes MSEERMYDVIIAGAGPAGMTAAVYASRADLDTLMIERGIPGGQMANTEDVENYPGYEHILGPDLSNKMFEHAKKFGAEYAYGDIKDVEDHGDYKLVKAGKHEYKTRALIITTGAQYKKLGIPGEEELGGRGVSYCAVCDGAFFKGKDLVVIGGGDSAVEEGIYLTRFANKVTIVHRRDELRAQKIIQQRAFDNEKIEFIWDTVVDTINGPEGKVSSVSLNNKKSGEKREFDANGVFIYIGMVPLSESFKSLGITNDEGYIPTNENMETSVPGVFAAGDIREKELRQIVTATGDGSIAAQSAQSYIEDLLEELKAAKS; translated from the coding sequence ATGTCCGAAGAACGTATGTATGATGTTATCATTGCCGGAGCAGGGCCTGCTGGAATGACGGCGGCTGTTTATGCCTCACGGGCGGATTTAGACACATTAATGATTGAAAGAGGTATTCCAGGTGGTCAGATGGCTAACACAGAAGATGTAGAGAACTACCCTGGATATGAGCATATTTTAGGGCCAGATTTATCAAATAAAATGTTCGAGCATGCTAAAAAGTTTGGTGCCGAATATGCCTATGGTGATATTAAAGATGTTGAGGATCATGGCGATTACAAATTAGTAAAAGCAGGAAAGCATGAATATAAAACACGTGCACTTATTATTACAACTGGTGCTCAATATAAAAAGTTAGGTATTCCAGGAGAGGAAGAATTAGGCGGTCGTGGTGTATCTTATTGTGCCGTTTGCGATGGGGCGTTTTTTAAAGGAAAAGACCTTGTTGTTATCGGTGGTGGAGATTCCGCCGTTGAAGAAGGAATTTATTTAACTCGCTTTGCTAATAAGGTAACTATTGTTCATCGCCGTGATGAATTACGAGCACAAAAAATTATCCAACAGCGAGCATTTGATAATGAAAAAATCGAGTTTATTTGGGATACGGTTGTTGATACAATCAATGGTCCTGAAGGAAAAGTAAGCAGTGTTTCACTAAATAATAAAAAATCCGGTGAAAAACGTGAATTTGATGCAAATGGTGTATTTATTTATATAGGGATGGTACCACTTAGTGAATCATTTAAATCATTAGGAATCACCAATGATGAAGGGTACATTCCAACAAATGAAAACATGGAAACAAGTGTACCAGGTGTTTTTGCAGCGGGAGATATTCGGGAAAAAGAACTTCGACAAATTGTAACAGCAACTGGTGACGGGAGTATTGCAGCACAGTCAGCACAAAGTTATATTGAAGATTTGTTGGAAGAACTAAAAGCAGCAAAATCATAA
- a CDS encoding 8-oxo-dGTP diphosphatase — protein MQRVTNCILINNKKVLVIKKPRRGWYAIPGGKMEQGESIKESATREFYEETALTLINPNLAGVFTFSVFENKAITEEWMMFTFVSRYFNGELTKHCKEGELEWVSLDRVNELPMAEGDHHIFNHVLASSETLYGSFAYTKDYELLDLRLDPATP, from the coding sequence ATGCAACGCGTGACAAACTGCATATTAATCAATAACAAAAAAGTATTAGTAATAAAAAAACCTCGACGTGGATGGTATGCGATTCCTGGCGGGAAAATGGAACAAGGTGAATCCATCAAGGAATCAGCAACAAGAGAATTTTACGAAGAAACAGCTTTAACGTTGATCAATCCGAATTTAGCTGGTGTCTTTACCTTTAGTGTTTTTGAAAACAAGGCTATTACAGAGGAGTGGATGATGTTCACCTTTGTTTCCCGTTATTTTAATGGTGAGTTAACGAAACATTGTAAAGAGGGAGAATTGGAATGGGTTTCTCTTGATCGTGTGAATGAATTACCAATGGCTGAAGGGGATCATCATATTTTCAACCATGTCTTAGCATCAAGCGAAACGTTATATGGGTCGTTTGCGTATACAAAAGATTACGAGCTGCTTGATTTACGCCTTGATCCAGCCACACCATAA
- the rapZ gene encoding RNase adapter RapZ gives MNNIDKETRLVIITGMSGAGKTVAVQSFEDLGYYCVDNLPPALLPKFLELMKDATNSIQRVALVMDLRGREFFDSLVEALDILGDEDWLQEHILFLDAKDESLVTRYKETRRSHPLAVGGLPLNGIKQERKILDELKGRAQRVVDTTNLKPRELREKILHAYSEEKQEIFSVHMVSFGFKYGVPIDADLVFDVRFLPNPHYVSHLQPLTGLNQEVSSYVFKWSDTQKFNEKVLDLLQFMLPQYKKEGKSQLVVAIGCTGGQHRSVAITEYFAKRLSSGYITHITHRDIDKGKGHHL, from the coding sequence GTGAACAATATAGATAAGGAAACAAGATTAGTTATTATTACCGGTATGTCTGGTGCCGGTAAAACGGTGGCTGTGCAAAGCTTTGAGGATCTTGGTTATTATTGTGTTGATAACTTGCCTCCAGCATTGCTGCCAAAGTTTTTAGAGTTAATGAAGGATGCAACAAACAGTATTCAACGTGTTGCATTAGTGATGGATTTACGTGGTCGTGAATTCTTTGATTCATTAGTTGAAGCATTGGATATTTTAGGTGACGAGGATTGGCTCCAGGAACATATTCTCTTCCTTGATGCGAAAGATGAGTCATTAGTTACTCGGTATAAGGAAACGCGTCGTTCACATCCGTTAGCAGTCGGTGGATTACCACTAAATGGTATTAAACAGGAACGGAAAATATTAGACGAATTAAAAGGAAGAGCACAACGCGTGGTCGATACAACAAATTTAAAACCACGGGAATTACGCGAAAAAATTCTCCATGCCTATTCAGAGGAAAAACAAGAGATTTTTTCTGTTCATATGGTTTCGTTTGGGTTTAAGTACGGGGTGCCAATTGATGCTGATTTAGTCTTTGATGTGCGATTTTTACCAAATCCGCATTATGTTTCGCATTTACAGCCATTAACAGGACTGAATCAGGAAGTTTCATCATATGTATTTAAATGGTCAGACACACAAAAATTCAATGAAAAAGTACTCGATTTACTCCAATTTATGCTGCCGCAATACAAGAAAGAGGGCAAGTCACAGCTTGTTGTTGCAATTGGTTGTACAGGTGGCCAGCATCGATCTGTTGCTATCACCGAATACTTTGCGAAGAGATTATCTTCTGGCTATATTACTCATATTACCCATCGAGATATTGATAAAGGAAAGGGTCATCACTTATGA
- a CDS encoding gluconeogenesis factor YvcK family protein, which yields MSNRKQPNVVVIGGGTGMPVLLRGLKDLPINLTALVTVADDGGSTGRLRSEMAIPAPGDIRNVIAALSDAEPMLLDLFQHRFANGNGLSGHSMGNLLLAAMTSLTGDFYTGIKEICRVLNVKGNIYPISNESMSLHAEMDDGSIVSGESSIPLAHKKIKHVFLEPQPVKPLPNAVKAIEQADLVVISPGSLYTSIMPNLIIPQIDVALRKAKGNVVYVCNVMTQAGETTGYTASDHVRAIHDHIGESCVDSIVVHNEPISETVREIYAEENADPVVYDTDQLLAMNLQIIEGDIIDHSQATLRHDTNKIAALLYSIIDQ from the coding sequence ATGAGTAACAGAAAACAACCCAATGTAGTCGTTATCGGTGGTGGAACAGGGATGCCGGTCCTTTTGCGAGGTCTAAAGGATCTGCCAATAAATTTGACTGCACTAGTTACAGTTGCAGATGACGGTGGTAGTACGGGCAGGTTGCGTTCGGAAATGGCAATTCCAGCCCCGGGAGATATTCGAAATGTGATTGCCGCTTTATCTGATGCAGAGCCAATGCTACTTGATTTATTTCAGCACCGTTTTGCTAATGGTAATGGTTTATCTGGTCATTCAATGGGCAATTTGTTACTAGCGGCTATGACTTCTCTTACCGGGGATTTTTATACCGGAATTAAAGAAATTTGCCGTGTACTTAATGTGAAAGGAAATATTTACCCAATATCAAATGAAAGTATGTCGTTGCATGCCGAAATGGATGATGGGTCAATTGTATCTGGTGAATCATCTATTCCATTAGCACATAAAAAAATTAAACACGTATTTTTAGAACCACAGCCAGTTAAACCATTGCCTAATGCTGTCAAGGCCATTGAACAGGCTGATTTGGTCGTCATTTCACCGGGGAGTTTGTATACAAGTATCATGCCAAACCTTATTATCCCACAAATAGATGTTGCGCTTCGTAAGGCAAAAGGAAATGTAGTCTACGTTTGCAATGTCATGACACAAGCAGGGGAAACAACAGGATATACTGCAAGTGACCATGTGCGAGCAATACATGATCATATTGGTGAGAGCTGTGTGGATTCGATTGTTGTACACAATGAGCCGATTAGCGAAACTGTCCGTGAGATCTATGCAGAAGAAAATGCTGATCCCGTCGTTTATGATACGGATCAGTTACTTGCTATGAATTTGCAGATTATTGAGGGGGATATTATTGATCATTCCCAAGCAACACTTCGTCATGATACAAATAAAATTGCTGCCTTACTATACTCAATCATCGATCAATAG
- the whiA gene encoding DNA-binding protein WhiA: MSFASEIKKELTAMEVDDCCTTAELAALIRMNGAISLSKQDYTLDVQTENAAIARRIYTLIKSSYSFPVELLVRKKMKLKKNNIYIVRMKEDVQELLSDLDILREPYTFVRTISNQFLEKSCCKKSYLRGAFLAGGSINNPETSSYHLEIYNFYQEHNDALCELLNSFDLKARKLERKKGYIAYIKEAEKITEFLNIIGAHNALFKFEDVRIVRDMRNSVNRLVNCETANLNKTIGAAFRQIENINLIEKAVGLEVLPEKLREIAVLRVQHQDVSLKELGELVSSGKISKSGVNHRLKKIDEYAEKIRSGDLIEN; encoded by the coding sequence TTGTCGTTTGCATCTGAAATAAAAAAAGAATTAACAGCAATGGAAGTAGATGACTGCTGTACGACTGCTGAACTAGCTGCCTTAATCCGCATGAACGGTGCCATCTCGTTATCTAAACAAGATTATACACTTGACGTACAAACAGAAAATGCAGCTATTGCACGTCGTATCTATACGCTGATCAAATCATCTTATTCGTTTCCTGTTGAATTACTTGTTCGGAAAAAAATGAAGTTGAAAAAAAACAATATCTATATCGTCAGGATGAAAGAAGATGTTCAGGAACTATTATCGGATCTTGATATCCTAAGGGAGCCATATACATTTGTTCGCACGATCTCAAACCAGTTTCTTGAAAAGTCTTGCTGTAAGAAATCTTATTTACGTGGGGCTTTTTTAGCAGGTGGGTCGATTAATAATCCGGAAACATCATCCTATCATTTAGAGATTTATAATTTTTATCAAGAGCATAATGATGCATTATGTGAATTGCTGAATAGTTTTGATCTAAAAGCGCGTAAGTTGGAACGCAAAAAAGGCTATATTGCGTATATCAAAGAGGCTGAAAAGATTACAGAATTTCTTAATATAATTGGTGCACATAACGCATTATTTAAATTTGAGGATGTACGAATTGTTCGCGATATGCGGAATTCGGTCAACCGCTTAGTAAACTGTGAAACAGCTAACTTAAATAAAACAATTGGAGCAGCATTTCGGCAGATTGAAAATATTAATCTGATCGAGAAAGCGGTTGGTTTGGAAGTTTTACCAGAAAAGCTACGGGAAATAGCAGTTTTGCGTGTTCAACATCAGGATGTTTCGTTAAAAGAACTTGGGGAACTGGTATCAAGTGGAAAGATATCAAAATCTGGTGTCAATCACCGGTTGAAAAAGATTGATGAGTACGCTGAGAAAATTAGGAGCGGTGATTTAATCGAAAACTGA
- a CDS encoding HPr family phosphocarrier protein has translation MVERSVTVELETGLQARPAARFVQEANRYGSHLFLEKDGKRINAKSIMGLMSLAIGTGETITLIGDGIDEDDAITHLVSFVTEKRI, from the coding sequence GTGGTTGAGCGATCAGTGACAGTTGAACTTGAAACAGGGTTACAGGCAAGACCTGCAGCAAGGTTTGTACAGGAAGCAAATCGTTACGGATCACATTTATTTTTAGAAAAGGATGGCAAGCGAATTAATGCAAAAAGTATTATGGGACTAATGAGTTTAGCGATCGGAACCGGGGAAACGATTACGTTAATTGGTGATGGTATTGATGAAGATGATGCGATTACACATTTGGTTTCATTTGTTACAGAAAAGAGGATTTGA
- the clpP gene encoding ATP-dependent Clp endopeptidase proteolytic subunit ClpP, protein MNLIPTVIEQTNRGERAYDIYSRLLKDRIIMLGSAIDDNVANSIVAQLLFLEAEDPEKDISIYINSPGGSITAGMAIYDTMQFIKPDVSTICTGMAASMGAFLLTAGEIGKRYALPNSEVMIHQPLGGTQGQATDIEIHTRRILEMREKLNQIIAERSGQPLEVIQRDTERDNFMTAARAKEYGLIDKVLERKDDK, encoded by the coding sequence ATGAATTTAATACCTACAGTTATTGAACAAACAAACCGTGGAGAACGTGCATACGATATCTACTCACGTTTACTTAAAGACCGTATCATTATGTTAGGAAGTGCAATTGACGATAACGTAGCAAATTCGATTGTTGCGCAACTACTTTTCTTAGAAGCAGAGGATCCTGAAAAGGACATTTCCATTTACATTAACTCACCAGGCGGCTCGATTACAGCTGGTATGGCGATATATGATACGATGCAGTTCATAAAACCAGATGTATCAACAATCTGTACTGGTATGGCAGCATCAATGGGAGCATTCCTATTAACCGCCGGCGAAATCGGAAAACGTTATGCACTACCAAATAGTGAAGTAATGATTCACCAACCACTAGGCGGTACACAAGGGCAAGCAACTGATATTGAAATTCACACAAGACGTATTTTAGAAATGCGTGAAAAACTAAATCAAATCATTGCCGAACGTAGTGGTCAACCATTAGAAGTGATTCAACGTGATACAGAACGTGACAACTTCATGACTGCAGCAAGAGCAAAAGAATACGGCTTGATCGATAAAGTTTTAGAACGCAAAGACGATAAATAA
- a CDS encoding response regulator, which produces MGTTILIVDDNEDIRFTLKEICHYANWSVLEAATGKQAIDLYSKMNPDLVLLDYHMPDWDGVKTTKAIRNVSQTVPIIVLTVDERQEIADTFLNAGATDFALKPIKAPDLLSRIRINLKIGKLTENQNSVFVDKGINQATLMSIKNYLIQQDDPSTINDIQKALPVAYQTVHRYLNYLEGKGEVEVISQYGKKGRPKNTYKFI; this is translated from the coding sequence ATGGGTACAACCATTCTAATAGTCGATGATAATGAAGATATACGTTTCACATTAAAAGAGATATGTCATTATGCAAACTGGAGCGTATTAGAAGCAGCGACAGGTAAACAAGCGATTGATTTGTATTCAAAAATGAACCCTGACCTTGTTCTATTGGACTATCACATGCCAGATTGGGACGGGGTAAAAACGACAAAAGCAATACGCAACGTAAGTCAAACGGTGCCAATTATTGTGTTAACTGTTGACGAACGGCAGGAAATAGCAGATACCTTTCTCAACGCTGGAGCAACCGATTTTGCTTTAAAGCCAATTAAAGCCCCCGACCTGCTCTCACGGATTCGAATTAACTTAAAAATTGGTAAACTGACGGAAAATCAAAATAGCGTATTTGTTGATAAAGGAATCAATCAAGCCACATTAATGTCGATCAAAAATTATTTGATTCAGCAAGATGATCCATCAACCATTAATGATATTCAAAAAGCGTTACCAGTTGCTTATCAAACCGTACATCGTTACTTAAATTACCTTGAGGGAAAAGGCGAAGTGGAGGTGATTTCTCAATACGGCAAAAAGGGACGGCCAAAAAACACCTACAAATTTATTTAA
- a CDS encoding sensor histidine kinase, whose translation MSKKEKSYSLIGFLGLLFLTYGELFPTFISNWSLFISDNINESIVMHDSGQLLVTAFAFIAKYVLIYFFIYFGSMLLAHAITRQLESIRFSLLFISITMVAITLFNQFYHEHFSYLGHMVTIGTVILLNLYIPKQKHFYFIFSIVLFLILMASEWLQLIPALSQFGFGTNDMAVSIKIADSYFTENRLYNTLATIFFVAFLTIAVILSFLIHLVNKQFYTLKKYQQQEEELKETRIALIESSVYQEINTLVHDLKTPLVTVEGLTSLINLKMQPTTDTYVQEYFDRMDKSLEKMKDMISEILYENIKQQIPVQELLEYVTSHLDLNEQQVDLVMKVEEDVPPIYINKIRFSRAISNILENAITSFSGKAGYIHIHVKRVDSGILLRIQDNGPGIQSSHLKNIWQDGFSTKKSSGIGLSFVKKVVENHCGSITVNSIPGSHTQMNILLPIHKEGEQINGYNHSNSR comes from the coding sequence ATGAGTAAAAAAGAAAAAAGTTATTCCCTAATTGGTTTTCTAGGGCTTTTATTCCTTACATATGGTGAATTGTTCCCAACCTTTATTTCGAACTGGTCCCTATTTATAAGTGACAATATTAATGAAAGTATCGTGATGCATGATAGCGGACAACTTTTGGTGACTGCTTTTGCTTTCATAGCAAAATATGTATTAATTTACTTTTTCATTTATTTTGGTTCTATGTTGTTAGCCCACGCTATTACAAGACAGCTAGAATCTATTCGTTTTTCCTTATTATTTATTAGCATAACAATGGTAGCAATTACTTTGTTTAACCAATTTTATCATGAACACTTTTCCTATCTTGGCCATATGGTAACGATCGGAACCGTTATCCTTCTAAACCTATACATACCAAAACAGAAGCATTTTTATTTTATATTTTCAATTGTTCTTTTTCTCATTTTAATGGCTAGTGAATGGCTGCAACTGATTCCTGCACTGTCCCAATTTGGATTTGGAACCAATGATATGGCAGTTAGTATCAAAATTGCTGATAGTTATTTTACTGAAAATAGATTGTATAACACTCTGGCAACGATCTTTTTTGTTGCTTTTTTGACTATTGCTGTCATTTTAAGTTTCCTCATTCATCTGGTAAACAAACAATTTTATACTTTAAAAAAATATCAACAGCAAGAAGAAGAATTAAAGGAGACACGCATTGCACTCATCGAATCATCTGTTTATCAGGAAATAAATACTTTAGTACATGATTTAAAAACACCTTTGGTAACGGTGGAAGGATTAACCTCACTGATAAATTTAAAAATGCAGCCAACAACCGACACATATGTACAAGAGTATTTCGACCGCATGGACAAGTCATTAGAAAAAATGAAGGATATGATATCGGAAATTCTCTACGAAAATATCAAACAGCAAATTCCTGTTCAAGAATTACTAGAATATGTTACAAGTCATCTTGATTTGAATGAACAACAAGTTGATTTGGTAATGAAAGTGGAGGAAGATGTACCACCAATCTATATTAATAAAATACGATTTTCCCGCGCTATCTCGAATATTTTAGAAAATGCGATTACATCATTTTCCGGAAAAGCAGGATATATTCACATCCATGTCAAAAGAGTAGATAGTGGTATTTTACTTCGCATACAAGATAATGGACCTGGCATTCAGTCATCCCATTTAAAAAATATTTGGCAAGACGGCTTCAGTACAAAAAAATCATCTGGAATTGGACTTTCTTTTGTCAAAAAGGTAGTAGAAAATCATTGCGGGAGTATTACAGTCAACAGCATTCCTGGAAGCCATACACAAATGAATATTTTACTTCCAATCCATAAAGAGGGTGAACAAATAAATGGGTACAACCATTCTAATAGTCGATGA
- a CDS encoding DUF6305 family protein, translating to MTKYIPVLICVFFTFILFFISFNGSVDKHINTYPNLPAPIGEEKILITSAGQAAEGTILLTIAENLNLEADYRPRALATDLYDYQSVVILLGYSASGLAQTPRSFTDELSRTEQIVKESKRMDLPIILVNLSGGHREDKETIKLFNETAPYADYYIGLKNLRHSDQLISTLKTHHVPTTLVKQLDDISTPFNSAFR from the coding sequence ATGACAAAATATATTCCTGTTTTGATTTGTGTTTTTTTCACATTTATCCTGTTTTTCATTTCTTTCAATGGTTCTGTGGACAAGCATATAAACACCTACCCCAACCTTCCAGCACCGATTGGTGAAGAAAAAATTTTAATCACATCTGCTGGTCAAGCAGCTGAGGGAACAATTTTGCTCACAATCGCTGAAAACCTAAACCTTGAAGCCGATTACCGTCCGCGGGCTTTGGCGACCGATTTATATGATTATCAAAGTGTTGTCATTCTCCTTGGCTATAGTGCGAGCGGATTGGCGCAAACCCCAAGATCCTTTACAGATGAATTATCACGAACAGAACAGATTGTAAAGGAATCAAAACGAATGGATTTGCCGATCATTCTTGTTAATCTTTCTGGAGGACATCGTGAAGATAAAGAAACAATAAAACTTTTTAACGAGACAGCTCCCTATGCCGATTACTACATCGGATTAAAAAATTTAAGGCATTCAGATCAATTAATATCCACACTGAAAACACATCACGTGCCAACAACTTTGGTTAAACAATTAGACGATATATCTACCCCATTCAACTCGGCATTTCGGTAA